The following coding sequences are from one Bombus terrestris chromosome 14, iyBomTerr1.2, whole genome shotgun sequence window:
- the LOC100644146 gene encoding E3 ubiquitin-protein ligase TRIM71, which translates to MNQNHSSRPLHFFHSPNYPRDIPRQEDPNAELLRLTSIWWPFNRSSYSNTSPPGTSASSPNSIHSPPRHSASPEDQMDSMINTLIQVCTNSLSASTSRNILFPQARVRCRDCTDILCDACSRRVRLSPLDGENGIEYSQGQDVPQALNPAIVNPNLQPLQKPFYCDIHRNGRKLFCQTCCTPVCTECELQLHQYHVTVEFNEAIEKVCVQASQVLKEARLGISTLRDELDNVQVAAEMLEQKARQAAADLSMCVKRIIVALEARERELLDKIEKARIQKYAALQQRDDGIRSGITRLTRAADTLSEVIESGTYINNPMRLTIIKDMASAEIFQIRQNYRSLPSHEENWISFNSSETHIMNAIANFGNIIVNNPGSIGDRRALRDREDSPRILLEHRSVSVEISPVRGIAVALSIVPVIVKINRNPDVPMKPIKIIGNTGNIDDNLCRPWGVACDREGHMIVADRSNNRIQIYRQEDGSFVRRFGSYGTGPGQFDRPAGVAVDARRRIIVADKDNHRIQILTMEGQFLLCFGEKGSRCGQFNYPWDVAVNTECQIVVSDTRNRRIQLFSAEGIFLRKYGYESSPNMWKYFDSPRGVAFNPEGQIVTTDFNNHRVVIIDADCTKAKILECKNTGGNKQFLRPQGLVIDDEGNIIVADSRNHRVQIFDSSGTFIRRFGSYGKGDDEMDRPSGISLCPDGRIAVVDFGNNRLLLI; encoded by the exons ATGAATCAGAATCATTCTTCTAGACCCCTTCACTTTTTCCATTCTCCGAACTATCCACGAGATATTCCAAGACAGGAAGATCCAAATGCAGAACTTCTTAGG TTGACCAGTATATGGTGGCCATTTAACAGATCCAGCTATTCTAACACAAGTCCACCAGGCACTAGTGCATCATCACCAAATAGTATACACTCCCCACCGCGTCACAGTGCATCCCCAGAAGATCAAATGGATTCAATGATTAACACTTTAATACAAGTTTGCACCAATAGTTTGAGCGCCTCGACTTCCCGCAATATTCTATTCCCACAAGCTAGAGTTAGATGCAGGGATTGTACTGACATACTTTGCGATGCGTGCTCTAGGCGTGTGCGTTTG AGTCCTTTGGACGGAGAAAACGGGATCGAATATAGCCAGGGGCAAGATGTACCGCAAGCACTAAACCCTGCAATAGTTAATCCAAATTTGCAACCTTTACAAAAGCCATTTTACTGTGATATTCATCGCAATGGACGAAAATTATTTTGTCAGACTTGTTGCACACCTGTTTGTACTGAATGTGAATTGCAACTTCATCAATATCATGTTACAGTTGAGTTTAACGAGGCCATTGAAAAAGTTTGCGTTCAAGCGAGTCAAGTACTGAAAGAAGCTAGGCTTGGAATTTCGACCCTCAGGGACGAATTAGATAATGTGCAA GTAGCCGCAGAGATGTTAGAACAGAAAGCAAGACAAGCAGCTGCAGATTTGTCGATGTGCGTGAAAAGAATAATTGTAGCTTTGgaggcgagagaaagagagctgtTAGATAAAATCGAGAAAGCCAGAATTCAAAAATATGCTGCGCTACAACAAAGAGACGATGGGATCAGAAGTGGAATAACCCGACTGACTCGTGCTGCTGATACACTTAGTGAAGTTATAGAGAGCGGGACTTATATCAACAATCCAATGCGTCTAACGATTATCAAGGATATGGCTTCGGCTGAG ATTTTCCAAATCCGTCAAAACTATCGATCTCTTCCATCTCACGAAGAAAACTGGATCTCTTTCAATAGTTCGGAGACACATATAATGAACGCTATAGCGAATTTTGGAAACATTATAGTGAATAATCCGGGATCAATAGGCGATCGACGAGCCCTGAGAGACCGCGAAGATTCACCTCGTATACTTCTTGAACATAGATCCGTTTCTGTAGAAATTTCACCAGTTCGAGGAATAGCAGTTGCTTTAAGCATAGTTCCGGTCATTGTTAAAATAAATCGCAACCCTGATGTTCCAATGAAACctataaaaataattggaaacaCCGGTAATATTGATGATAATTTGTGCCGTCCATGGGGCGTAGCATGCGATAGAGAAGGACATATGATCGTGGCAGATCGATCAAACAATCGTATTCAGATATATAGACAAGAAGATGGTTCCTTTGTACGAAGATTTGGTTCATATGGTACCGGACCAGGACAATTTGATCGTCCGGCTGGCGTAGCTGTCGATGCACGTCGCCGTATAATTGTAGCTGACAAAGATAATCATCGTATACAG attttgaCGATGGAAGGCCAATTTCTTCTATGTTTCGGCGAAAAAGGTAGCCGCTGTGGTCAATTCAATTATCCATGGGATGTGGCTGTGAACACCGAATGCCAGATAGTCGTGTCCGATACTAGAAATCGTCGCATCCAATTATTCAGTGCTGAGGGCATTTTCCTACGAAAATACGGCTACGAGTCCTCGCcgaatatgtggaaatattttgATTCACCGCGTGGCGTTGCTTTTAATCCCGAAGGCCAAATTGTTACCACCGATTTCAATAATCATAGAGTAGTGATCATCGATGCTGATTGCACAAAAGCGAAAATTTTAGAGTGCAAGAACACTGGTGGCAACAAACAGTTCCTGAGACCACAAGGTCTGGTGATTGACGACGAAGGAAACATTATCGTAGCTGATTCTAGAAACCATCGAGTGCAGATATTCGACTCATCTGGTACGTTCATAAGGCGATTCGGCAGCTACGGCAAGGGCGATGATGAAATGGACAGACCATCAGGGATATCTTTATGCCCCGACGGGAGAATCGCTGTCGTAGATTTTGGTAACAATCGTCTTCTTCTTATTTAA